The following coding sequences lie in one Miscanthus floridulus cultivar M001 chromosome 9, ASM1932011v1, whole genome shotgun sequence genomic window:
- the LOC136480023 gene encoding acetylserotonin O-methyltransferase 3-like, giving the protein MDAMSSEDLSRAQLELFHHSLGFVKSMALKCAVDLGIPNAIHLHGGCATLSEIIAGTGVCASRKLHVHRLMNLLTVSGVFAASSAATGATANAPGNGGEAVAYQLTPMSRLVVDSNKLGSMAPLIRFLVNPLTVPTFFDMHAWLKADEQAGGAGASSTTFFKMAHGCSVYEMTRKNADHNALYNSAMVAASPTTMEIILREAAGCDIFGGVSSLVDVGGGHGAVSVAIAAAFPHVKCSVLDLPRVVSQACADGVTAVEFIAGDMFVFIPKADAVLLKWVLHCWGDDNCVKVLRKCKEAIPAGGGGAGGKVIIIDAVMGAGPAFASNKETQVLYDVHMMHIDGVERDERGWEKIILEAGFRAYKLVSLVGIHSVIEVYP; this is encoded by the exons ATGGATGCAATGAGCTCCGAGGATCTGAGCCGCGCTCAGCTGGAGCTCTTCCACCACAGCCTCGGCTTTGTGAAGTCCATGGCGCTCAAGTGCGCAGTAGACCTAGGAATCCCCAACGCCATCCACCTCCACGGCGGCTGTGCAACGCTGTCAGAGATCATCGCCGGCACCGGGGTCTGTGCGTCCAGGAAGCTCCACGTGCACAGGCTCATGAACCTGCTCACCGTCTCCGGTGTCTTCGCTGCTTCCAGCGCCGCCACCGGGGCCACTGCAAATGCCCCTGGCAACGGCGGCGAGGCCGTAGCATACCAGCTGACACCGATGTCCCGCCTCGTCGTCGACAGCAACAAGCTTGGAAGCATGGCGCCCCTGATTCGCTTCCTGGTAAACCCTCTCACCGTCCCCACCTTCTTCGACATGCACGCATGGTTGAAGGCGGACGAGCAggcgggcggcgccggcgccagcTCGACGACTTTCTTCAAGATGGCGCACGGCTGCAGTGTGTATGAGATGACGAGGAAGAACGCCGACCACAATGCCCTGTACAACAGCGCCATGGTCGCAGCCAGCCCGACCACCATGGAGATCATTCTCAGGGAGGCGGCTGGCTGCGACATCTTCGGCGGGGTGAGCTCTTTGGTCGACGTGGGTGGCGGGCATGGCGCCGTGTCGGTGGCCATCGCGGCGGCCTTCCCGCACGTCAAGTGCAGCGTCCTTGACCTCCCACGCGTTGTCAGCCAGGCGTGCGCTGATGGTGTCACGGCGGTGGAGTTCATCGCCGGTGACATGTTCGTCTTCATTCCAAAAGCCGATGCGGTCTTACTCAAG TGGGTTTTACATTGCTGGGGCGACGATAACTGCGTCAAGGTGCTGCGAAAGTGCAAGGAAGCTATCCCTGCAGGAGGAGGAGGGGCTGGAGGAAAAGTGATAATCATTGACGCTGTGATGGGAGCTGGTCCTGCATTTGCATCCAACAAGGAGACACAGGTCTTGTACGATGTCCACATGATGCACATTGACGGGGTCGAACGGGACGAGCGTGGGTGGGAAAAGATCATCCTGGAAGCTGGATTCCGTGCCTACAAACTTGTTTCATTGGTTGGAATTCACTCAGTTATCGAGGTTTATCCGTGA